From a region of the Coprococcus comes ATCC 27758 genome:
- a CDS encoding ABC transporter ATP-binding protein: MAYLLEVDDLHTFFKTKKGIVKAVNGVSYRVEPGKTLGIVGESGSGKSVSAMSILKLLDGNGYIDSGTITFKGRNLAECTINDMYQIRGNEISVIFQEPMTSLNPVYTIEKQLNEVYLTHQKITKKEASEKSLEMLKAVKIPNPESVMKQFPHQLSGGMRQRVMIAMALACEPSLLIADEPTTALDVTIQAQILKLMNELKKEKGTSILFITHDLGVINQMADEVAVMYCGQVVEMCKARTIFAKETTCSHPYTEGLMTSIPRLDTPVGARLEAIPGAVPHPLNLPKGCKFAPRCKYATEKCMNEEPKLELAEDNHLIRCFYPDKEARHAK; the protein is encoded by the coding sequence ATGGCATATTTATTGGAAGTAGATGATCTACATACATTTTTTAAGACAAAAAAAGGAATTGTAAAAGCGGTCAACGGTGTTTCCTATCGAGTAGAGCCTGGGAAAACATTAGGTATCGTAGGAGAATCCGGAAGTGGAAAGAGTGTATCGGCAATGAGTATCTTAAAACTTTTGGATGGAAACGGATATATCGACAGCGGTACAATTACTTTCAAGGGAAGAAATCTTGCGGAGTGTACAATCAATGATATGTACCAGATTCGTGGAAATGAGATTTCCGTTATTTTCCAGGAACCGATGACAAGTTTGAACCCGGTATATACGATCGAAAAACAGTTAAATGAAGTTTATTTAACCCATCAGAAAATCACAAAAAAAGAAGCAAGTGAGAAATCACTTGAAATGTTAAAAGCTGTTAAGATCCCGAATCCGGAATCTGTTATGAAACAGTTCCCGCATCAGCTGTCAGGTGGAATGCGTCAGAGAGTTATGATCGCCATGGCTCTTGCCTGCGAACCAAGTCTTCTGATCGCTGACGAACCGACTACTGCTTTGGACGTTACCATTCAGGCACAGATCTTAAAGCTGATGAATGAACTGAAAAAGGAAAAAGGGACCTCTATTCTGTTCATTACACATGACCTTGGAGTTATCAACCAGATGGCAGATGAAGTGGCAGTTATGTATTGTGGTCAGGTTGTGGAAATGTGTAAAGCAAGAACTATCTTTGCAAAAGAGACAACCTGTTCACATCCATATACGGAAGGACTTATGACTTCAATTCCACGTCTGGATACACCGGTCGGAGCAAGACTTGAGGCAATTCCGGGAGCAGTACCTCATCCGCTCAATCTTCCGAAGGGATGTAAATTTGCTCCGCGTTGTAAATATGCAACAGAGAAATGTATGAATGAAGAACCAAAATTAGAGTTGGCAGAAGACAATCACTTGATTCGTTGTTTCTACCCGGATAAGGAGGCACGCCATGCCAAATAA
- a CDS encoding ABC transporter ATP-binding protein produces the protein MPNNDEKKVLLKVTDLKQWFPLKKTKLFQKEQEYVRANDGITLNIYEGETVGLVGESGCGKSTFGRTLLQIYKQTEGKTMYYGRTLTDMAPLYVDETIKNISSGKKKIAELEAKVEALKAEYEKMEDSAEKFQKQAECENIQKKCNMEFLNLVQIIGGFYSLDDTKEAEQLLLEKFKVARVISGLNEENQMEGVDKTKEIAEKKVELEKAEKKLEELRSKYKNDEAFTKYESYRDNGVDLARLKTQEMRFLRKDMQMIFQDPYSSLNPRMTVGQIIGEGLLAHGIFKKNDEKMQAYVMEVMEKCGLAPYMIHRYPHQFSGGQRQRIGIARALALKPRFVVCDEAVSALDVSIQSQIVNLLKDLGSEDNLAYLFISHGLSVVKYISDRIGVMYLGNIVELAESQEMFDHPTHPYTEALLSAIPTTDVDSNREMIPLEGDIPSPVHPPKGCKFHTRCKYCTEICKHITPELVEMRPGHFVACHNPLGVEKDS, from the coding sequence ATGCCAAATAATGATGAAAAGAAAGTGCTTTTGAAGGTCACGGATCTGAAACAGTGGTTTCCACTTAAGAAAACAAAGTTATTCCAGAAAGAGCAGGAGTATGTAAGAGCCAATGACGGAATTACTTTGAATATTTACGAAGGAGAAACAGTTGGTCTTGTTGGAGAATCCGGATGTGGAAAATCAACATTTGGAAGAACTTTACTTCAGATCTACAAACAGACAGAAGGTAAGACAATGTATTACGGCAGAACTCTTACCGATATGGCACCGCTTTATGTAGACGAAACAATCAAAAATATTTCTTCTGGTAAAAAGAAAATTGCCGAATTAGAAGCGAAGGTAGAAGCATTAAAAGCGGAATATGAAAAAATGGAAGATTCTGCGGAAAAATTCCAGAAACAGGCCGAATGTGAAAATATCCAGAAGAAATGTAATATGGAATTCCTGAATCTTGTTCAGATCATTGGTGGATTCTATAGCTTAGATGACACAAAAGAAGCAGAACAGTTACTGCTTGAAAAATTCAAAGTTGCCAGAGTGATCAGCGGTTTAAATGAAGAAAACCAGATGGAAGGTGTCGATAAGACAAAAGAAATCGCAGAGAAGAAAGTGGAACTTGAAAAAGCGGAGAAGAAGTTAGAAGAACTCCGCAGCAAATATAAAAATGATGAAGCTTTTACAAAATACGAATCATACCGTGATAATGGAGTAGATCTTGCGAGACTGAAAACACAAGAAATGCGTTTCCTTCGTAAAGATATGCAGATGATCTTCCAGGATCCATACTCATCACTGAATCCACGTATGACAGTTGGACAGATCATCGGAGAAGGTCTTCTTGCACATGGCATTTTTAAGAAAAATGATGAAAAAATGCAGGCGTATGTTATGGAAGTCATGGAAAAATGTGGACTTGCACCATATATGATCCATCGTTATCCACATCAGTTCTCCGGTGGACAGAGACAGAGAATCGGTATTGCACGTGCACTTGCATTGAAACCAAGATTCGTAGTCTGCGATGAGGCGGTTTCCGCACTTGACGTTTCCATTCAGTCGCAGATCGTCAACCTTCTGAAAGATCTCGGAAGCGAAGACAATCTTGCATACTTATTTATTTCACATGGTTTGAGTGTTGTAAAATATATCAGTGACCGAATTGGTGTTATGTACCTTGGAAACATCGTAGAGCTTGCAGAGTCACAGGAAATGTTTGATCACCCTACACATCCATATACAGAAGCGCTGTTATCAGCAATTCCGACGACAGACGTAGATTCAAATAGAGAGATGATTCCACTTGAAGGAGATATCCCAAGTCCGGTTCATCCGCCGAAAGGATGTAAGTTCCATACAAGATGTAAATACTGTACAGAAATCTGTAAGCATATTACACCGGAACTTGTGGAAATGAGACCGGGACATTTTGTAGCCTGTCATAATCCACTCGGAGTAGAAAAGGATTCATAA
- a CDS encoding GntR family transcriptional regulator, with the protein MDYTRKASIQRKTLWQQIADVLREDIIRGKIKPGERIVEEDIAEKFHVSRGPVREALRHIGEEGFVVYESHKGSTVKTISYEEMQEKYLVRSTLEVLAIRIIAGKLPEEIEREMDECLEQMEKAAKEKDVYHIMCYDEQFHSCIVRAAKCETLYKIWAMLRESNLCGYYTMGVESIIPFDVLRYNHEILLKGIKELPVEKTAKLIEEHYMIVPEVLHEKQCKKSE; encoded by the coding sequence ATGGATTATACCAGGAAGGCATCAATACAAAGAAAAACTCTTTGGCAGCAAATCGCTGATGTATTAAGAGAAGACATCATTCGGGGGAAGATCAAACCGGGGGAACGAATTGTAGAAGAAGATATTGCGGAGAAGTTTCATGTAAGCCGGGGACCGGTCAGAGAAGCCCTGCGTCATATTGGGGAGGAAGGATTTGTTGTTTATGAGTCTCATAAAGGCAGTACAGTAAAGACGATTTCCTATGAAGAAATGCAGGAAAAATATCTTGTCCGCTCTACCCTGGAAGTTCTGGCAATCAGGATCATTGCCGGAAAACTTCCGGAAGAAATCGAACGGGAAATGGATGAGTGTCTGGAGCAGATGGAAAAAGCTGCGAAAGAAAAAGATGTGTACCACATTATGTGTTATGATGAACAGTTTCATTCATGCATTGTTCGAGCAGCAAAGTGCGAAACCTTATATAAAATATGGGCAATGCTCCGGGAAAGCAATTTGTGCGGATATTATACAATGGGTGTTGAATCCATCATCCCCTTTGATGTACTTCGCTACAATCATGAGATCCTTTTAAAAGGAATAAAAGAATTGCCTGTTGAAAAGACAGCAAAATTGATTGAGGAGCATTATATGATCGTTCCGGAAGTTCTGCATGAAAAACAGTGTAAGAAATCCGAATAG
- a CDS encoding HAD family hydrolase, with amino-acid sequence MDGIIFDVDGTLWDSTEAVARSWNQAIEENTDFSLSLTADWLKSLFGKTMDEITLALFPSCPKEERDRIGYLCFNYENRLLETDHGVLYPDVAQTLENLSQKTDLYIVSNCQCGYIEVFLKTMGLEKYIKDFLCFGQTQVPKNESIRLLMERNHLQDVVYVGDTSGDFDACQKADVPFIYASYGFGDIPDPPRQIGAIRELPALLGL; translated from the coding sequence ATGGATGGTATTATATTTGACGTAGACGGCACACTCTGGGACTCAACCGAAGCAGTTGCCAGATCCTGGAATCAGGCGATAGAGGAGAATACAGATTTTTCCCTCTCACTTACAGCAGATTGGCTTAAGTCACTTTTTGGAAAAACAATGGATGAGATCACGCTTGCACTCTTTCCTTCCTGCCCAAAAGAAGAACGTGACCGAATCGGCTATCTTTGCTTTAACTATGAAAATCGGCTGCTTGAAACCGATCACGGTGTTCTTTACCCAGATGTTGCGCAGACACTGGAAAACCTTTCTCAGAAAACCGACCTTTATATCGTCAGCAACTGCCAGTGTGGATATATCGAAGTTTTTCTAAAAACGATGGGACTCGAAAAATATATCAAAGATTTTTTATGCTTTGGTCAGACACAGGTTCCAAAAAATGAATCCATCCGTCTTCTGATGGAGCGCAATCATCTGCAGGATGTGGTTTATGTCGGAGATACTTCAGGTGATTTTGATGCCTGCCAGAAAGCAGACGTGCCTTTTATTTATGCTTCGTATGGATTTGGTGATATTCCGGATCCACCAAGACAGATTGGCGCAATCAGGGAACTTCCTGCTCTTCTTGGACTGTAG
- a CDS encoding LacI family DNA-binding transcriptional regulator, whose protein sequence is MAEGKIRIKDIAKIAGVSATTVSNVIHGRTEKVSRKTRKRIEEILDEQEYAPSMGARILSGKSSGMIAVVVGKRQEWEQESEKLEEILREIEKSLDEREYYMLLHFVKTAEEFVRYAAVWKLDGVICIWLNEEACTRIRQMCAVPVAAIYRTDRIYGKAGEEVARFLFKREKQRIWFLDGTEEYGKVVWQGMQKIFSKKGCCLEEEQYLEIPKDRDLRRMFYKIRLAGLALSADMLVFASAVQGAEAVGYLHDLEIKVPEEIEVMAVGKEETALICRPQLTTVEFDKKRFVRQAIEELYVQMIKGYILTKSGKISVKTIIRGSCN, encoded by the coding sequence ATGGCTGAGGGGAAAATCAGGATCAAAGATATTGCAAAAATAGCCGGAGTGAGTGCAACAACTGTATCGAATGTGATCCATGGAAGAACGGAAAAAGTATCAAGAAAGACGAGAAAAAGGATAGAGGAGATCCTGGATGAACAGGAATATGCCCCAAGCATGGGAGCACGTATCCTTTCCGGAAAATCTTCCGGGATGATTGCTGTAGTTGTTGGAAAAAGGCAGGAATGGGAGCAGGAGAGTGAAAAATTAGAAGAAATACTGCGTGAGATCGAGAAGAGTCTGGATGAGAGGGAATACTATATGTTGCTGCATTTTGTAAAAACAGCAGAAGAATTTGTACGATATGCGGCGGTATGGAAACTGGATGGGGTTATCTGTATCTGGCTCAATGAAGAGGCGTGTACAAGAATCCGACAGATGTGTGCAGTTCCGGTGGCTGCGATATACAGAACAGACCGGATTTACGGAAAAGCCGGTGAGGAAGTCGCAAGGTTTCTGTTTAAAAGAGAGAAACAGAGAATCTGGTTTCTGGATGGAACGGAAGAGTACGGAAAAGTGGTATGGCAGGGAATGCAGAAAATATTTTCAAAAAAAGGCTGCTGTCTTGAAGAAGAACAATATCTGGAAATTCCAAAAGACAGGGATCTGCGGAGAATGTTCTATAAAATCCGGCTGGCAGGGCTTGCTTTATCCGCAGATATGCTCGTATTTGCATCTGCCGTACAGGGAGCAGAGGCTGTCGGTTATCTGCATGATCTGGAAATCAAGGTGCCGGAGGAAATTGAAGTGATGGCGGTCGGAAAAGAAGAAACAGCACTCATTTGCCGACCGCAGCTGACAACAGTCGAATTTGACAAAAAACGATTTGTCCGACAGGCAATTGAAGAATTATATGTCCAGATGATAAAAGGATATATTTTGACAAAATCCGGAAAAATCAGTGTGAAAACGATAATTAGAGGTTCCTGTAATTGA
- the ilvN gene encoding acetolactate synthase small subunit, producing the protein MRKQAYSILVYNNPGLLSRMAGLFSRRGYNIESITAGTTADPRFTRITIVASGDEQILSQIEKQVRKMEDVIEIKPLNDSNSVCRELVMIKVRANASERAELISLADIFRAKIVDVEKDCLMIELTGTESKLKAFMELLDGYEILELARTGITGLKRGSDDVIMFD; encoded by the coding sequence ATGAGAAAACAAGCTTATTCAATTTTGGTTTATAACAATCCGGGACTATTAAGCCGTATGGCAGGATTGTTCAGCAGACGGGGGTACAATATTGAAAGTATTACCGCAGGTACAACTGCAGATCCGAGATTTACAAGGATCACGATCGTAGCAAGTGGAGATGAACAGATTCTTTCACAGATCGAGAAGCAGGTTCGCAAGATGGAAGATGTGATCGAGATTAAGCCGTTAAATGACAGCAATTCAGTATGCAGAGAACTGGTTATGATCAAGGTTCGTGCAAATGCATCTGAAAGAGCAGAACTTATTTCACTGGCAGATATTTTCCGTGCGAAGATCGTTGATGTTGAAAAAGACTGTCTGATGATTGAACTGACGGGAACCGAATCAAAGCTGAAAGCGTTTATGGAGCTTCTGGACGGATATGAGATCCTGGAGCTGGCAAGAACCGGTATTACCGGACTGAAGCGCGGAAGCGATGATGTGATCATGTTTGATTAA